A DNA window from Carnobacterium funditum DSM 5970 contains the following coding sequences:
- a CDS encoding ABC transporter substrate-binding protein: MKKLIVGLTALALFTTACGTQANSKDADAIKIGGNFELTGPVSAYGTAESKGVKLAIKEINEAGGVLDKQLTYVELDNKSDTTESASVATKLATQENVSIIVGPATSGATKSATPSITRAKVAMITPSGTDDGLTLDSKGKVQPYVFRTGFQDSFQGVALAEFAETSLDSEKAVIIGDSSSDYAIGLTKSFKKSYTGEIVADENFTADDTDFNAILTRIKDKEFDVIYMPAYYEQAGLIIKQAREMGIEQPVLGADGFSNQALLDLAGEENVSDVYYSAHFSLNNQEKKIQDFIKAYKEEYKTEPDAFSALGYDSVYLAKQGIEEADSADPQDVAKALEKVTDFKGITGNFSIDENHNPVKSVFVIELQDGKEIGGAEVKPK, from the coding sequence ATGAAAAAATTAATTGTCGGCCTTACAGCATTGGCATTATTCACCACAGCATGTGGTACACAAGCAAACTCGAAGGATGCAGATGCAATTAAAATCGGTGGGAATTTTGAATTAACCGGCCCTGTTTCTGCATATGGGACAGCAGAATCAAAAGGAGTCAAACTAGCAATTAAAGAAATTAATGAGGCTGGTGGCGTTTTAGATAAGCAATTAACGTACGTTGAATTAGATAATAAATCTGACACAACAGAATCAGCCAGTGTAGCCACAAAATTAGCAACGCAAGAAAATGTTTCTATTATTGTAGGACCTGCAACAAGTGGAGCAACAAAATCAGCAACTCCGTCAATCACAAGAGCGAAAGTTGCAATGATCACTCCTTCTGGAACAGATGATGGCTTAACATTAGATAGCAAAGGAAAAGTTCAACCGTATGTTTTTCGGACTGGATTTCAAGATTCTTTTCAAGGAGTAGCATTAGCTGAATTTGCAGAGACAAGTTTAGATTCTGAAAAAGCAGTTATCATTGGTGATAGTTCAAGTGATTATGCGATTGGATTAACAAAATCTTTTAAAAAATCTTATACAGGTGAAATTGTCGCTGACGAAAACTTCACAGCTGATGATACAGATTTTAATGCCATCCTGACTCGGATTAAAGACAAAGAGTTCGATGTTATTTATATGCCAGCCTATTATGAACAAGCAGGTCTAATCATCAAGCAAGCACGTGAAATGGGAATTGAACAACCTGTTTTAGGAGCCGATGGTTTTAGTAACCAAGCCTTGCTTGACTTAGCTGGCGAAGAAAATGTTTCAGACGTTTATTACTCAGCCCACTTTTCTTTAAATAATCAAGAAAAGAAAATTCAAGATTTTATCAAAGCTTATAAAGAAGAATACAAGACTGAACCAGATGCTTTCTCTGCCTTGGGATACGATTCTGTCTACTTAGCAAAACAAGGAATTGAAGAAGCAGATAGTGCAGACCCTCAAGACGTTGCTAAGGCACTTGAAAAAGTAACTGACTTCAAAGGAATTACAGGTAATTTCTCTATTGATGAAAATCATAATCCAGTAAAATCCGTTTTTGTTATTGAATTACAAGATGGAAAAGAAATTGGTGGAGCGGAAGTAAAACCTAAATAA
- a CDS encoding CBS and ACT domain-containing protein — protein sequence MNVKNYMTSTVVTVSEDLKVLEALDIMKEHDFHRLPVIRNEKMVGLITEEIIQENSPSTATSLSIHEMNYLLTKTTVGDIMRKQVITIKAEDLLETAAALMLENNVGVLPVVENKDNVIGIITDKDLFRAFIDVMGYNNKGSRIVIDIAKDHSGILEDITTILAEDQVSINQIAVYRQNENTQVVIQMDSANTDEIKEILATEGYTVSSATFKEGK from the coding sequence ATGAATGTAAAAAATTATATGACGTCAACTGTTGTCACCGTATCTGAAGACTTGAAAGTCCTAGAAGCTCTTGATATCATGAAAGAGCATGACTTTCATCGTTTACCAGTCATTCGAAACGAGAAAATGGTCGGGTTGATTACAGAAGAGATTATCCAAGAAAATTCGCCATCGACCGCAACGAGCTTAAGCATCCATGAAATGAACTATTTGTTGACTAAGACAACAGTTGGAGATATTATGCGTAAACAAGTTATTACGATTAAAGCAGAAGATTTATTAGAAACAGCAGCAGCTCTTATGTTAGAAAATAATGTAGGTGTGCTGCCAGTTGTTGAAAACAAGGATAACGTTATTGGTATTATCACAGACAAAGATTTATTTAGAGCATTTATTGATGTCATGGGTTACAATAACAAGGGCAGTCGAATCGTCATTGATATCGCAAAAGACCATTCTGGTATTTTAGAAGATATTACGACTATCCTTGCTGAAGATCAAGTTAGTATCAATCAAATTGCGGTTTACCGTCAAAACGAAAATACTCAAGTTGTTATCCAAATGGATAGCGCAAATACCGATGAAATCAAAGAAATTTTAGCAACTGAAGGATATACGGTTAGTTCTGCAACATTTAAAGAAGGAAAATAA
- a CDS encoding branched-chain amino acid ABC transporter permease produces MKQWNKTNLGWLIFIAVAFLAIQLLVFAGIIDAFYEITLMTILINIILAVGLNLIIGFSGQFSLGHAGFMAIGAYCTAIMTIKIPTLLGLFLGIILGAIIAGVVALIVGIPTLRLKGDYLAIATLGVAEIIRIVILNMGSLTNGAAGLSDIPYLTTWQLAFIFVVLTLIIVVNYIKSSAGRATIAIREDEIAAEAMGVNTTKYKTIAFVIGAATAAVAGGLHATYFSVIRPADFTFMKSIDILIIVVFGGLGSITGSVIAAIVLGIINVFLQPFGQLRMILYSLALIAIMIFKPSGLFGTKEFTISRLMKKKKKTTPNKKEEIK; encoded by the coding sequence ATGAAGCAATGGAATAAAACCAATCTTGGCTGGCTCATTTTTATCGCAGTTGCCTTTCTTGCCATTCAACTTCTTGTTTTTGCGGGTATAATAGATGCTTTTTATGAAATCACGTTAATGACAATCTTAATCAATATTATTTTAGCTGTTGGATTAAATTTAATTATAGGGTTTTCTGGTCAATTTTCTTTAGGACATGCTGGATTTATGGCTATTGGCGCTTATTGTACAGCCATCATGACCATTAAAATCCCAACGTTACTAGGCTTATTTTTAGGGATTATACTTGGCGCTATAATTGCAGGAGTCGTTGCATTGATTGTTGGAATTCCAACTCTTCGTTTAAAAGGCGATTATTTAGCCATAGCTACATTAGGGGTTGCTGAAATTATTAGAATCGTTATTTTAAATATGGGAAGTTTAACGAATGGAGCAGCCGGTTTAAGCGATATTCCTTATTTGACGACTTGGCAGTTAGCCTTTATTTTTGTTGTGCTAACGTTGATAATTGTTGTTAATTACATTAAGAGTAGTGCTGGAAGAGCAACGATTGCGATTCGTGAAGATGAGATTGCCGCTGAAGCTATGGGAGTGAATACAACTAAATATAAAACCATTGCCTTTGTAATCGGTGCAGCTACAGCAGCAGTAGCTGGTGGACTACATGCTACTTACTTTAGTGTTATTCGTCCAGCGGACTTTACATTTATGAAATCAATTGATATTTTAATTATTGTGGTTTTCGGTGGATTAGGAAGTATAACAGGAAGTGTCATAGCAGCGATTGTCTTAGGTATCATTAATGTTTTCTTACAACCGTTTGGACAATTACGGATGATTCTTTACTCGCTTGCCTTAATCGCCATCATGATTTTCAAACCGTCAGGATTATTTGGAACGAAGGAATTTACGATTTCAAGATTAATGAAAAAAAAGAAGAAAACCACTCCTAATAAAAAGGAGGAAATAAAATGA
- a CDS encoding DUF1002 domain-containing protein — translation MNKFKKISITLIASVSLLGAIVSVAPAITQAATGDIDTTVTDEKWGKPTFVYGGGLSDNQIKETEKLLGIDNPENVASVAVTGSDLVNYLKEGSGNTANMISSVLVQKEDSGKGVKVTIETPENITQITQDQYANAAITAGVNDAEIVVASVRKVTGESALTGIYKAFDVNGEDLDQNRMEVAQNELETTNEIAQENADKSGFDSAKFDQAIIEIKQELADLKEKQGELATKEDIERIINDALKNNQLENVVTQDQINQLMALFEKYQQTSAIDSAQVKEQLLKLSDSVQSKFGDALQEAKDSGMLEKVGNFFSQIWDAIVGLFN, via the coding sequence ATGAATAAATTTAAAAAAATTAGTATAACACTAATTGCATCAGTCAGTCTTTTAGGAGCAATAGTTTCTGTAGCCCCTGCAATCACTCAGGCTGCAACAGGCGATATTGATACGACCGTGACAGACGAAAAATGGGGAAAACCGACTTTTGTATATGGCGGAGGCCTATCTGATAACCAAATTAAAGAAACTGAAAAATTACTAGGCATTGATAATCCTGAAAATGTAGCAAGTGTGGCGGTTACCGGCTCTGATTTAGTTAATTATCTAAAAGAAGGATCAGGCAATACAGCTAATATGATTTCATCTGTCTTAGTCCAAAAAGAAGACTCAGGCAAAGGTGTCAAAGTAACGATTGAAACACCAGAAAACATCACACAGATTACGCAAGACCAGTATGCTAACGCCGCTATAACAGCAGGTGTAAATGATGCTGAAATTGTTGTAGCGAGTGTCCGGAAAGTCACAGGAGAGAGTGCACTAACAGGCATTTACAAAGCTTTTGATGTTAATGGAGAAGATCTTGACCAGAATCGCATGGAAGTTGCTCAAAATGAATTAGAAACAACAAATGAAATTGCACAAGAAAATGCTGATAAATCTGGTTTTGATTCTGCAAAATTCGACCAAGCGATTATCGAAATAAAACAAGAATTAGCAGATTTAAAAGAAAAACAAGGTGAATTAGCAACGAAAGAAGATATTGAACGTATCATAAACGATGCTTTAAAAAATAACCAATTAGAGAATGTGGTAACACAAGATCAAATCAATCAATTGATGGCATTGTTTGAAAAATACCAACAGACAAGCGCTATTGATTCGGCACAAGTAAAAGAGCAATTGCTAAAACTATCAGATTCAGTTCAATCTAAATTTGGTGATGCTCTTCAAGAAGCTAAAGACAGCGGAATGCTAGAGAAAGTTGGGAATTTCTTTAGTCAAATTTGGGATGCAATCGTTGGTTTGTTTAATTAA
- a CDS encoding branched-chain amino acid ABC transporter permease, producing the protein MENFIQQLINGLSLGSIYALIALGYTMVYGIIKLINFAHGEIYMVGAFVGYTTINTFQLGLIPSLIISMVFCALLGALIERVAYKPLRKATRVAALITAIGVSFLLQNSMIYIVGPQVRAFPQVIIKKVYQFGTIQINQSQITIFLTTIILMLALQFIVKQTKMGKAMRAVSTDADAARLMGINVDNVISFTFILGSSLAGAAGVLVGMYYNSIDPLMGVAPGLKAFIAAVLGGIGIIPGALIGGFAIGIIETLISGYGSSLVKDAVVYLILIIILIVKPSGLLGKNTKEKV; encoded by the coding sequence ATGGAAAATTTTATTCAGCAACTAATCAATGGGCTTTCACTGGGCAGCATTTATGCTTTAATTGCTCTTGGTTATACTATGGTGTACGGCATCATCAAATTAATTAACTTTGCTCATGGTGAAATTTATATGGTTGGTGCTTTTGTCGGGTATACCACAATCAATACGTTTCAGTTAGGTTTAATACCATCGCTCATTATTTCTATGGTCTTTTGTGCGTTATTAGGAGCGCTTATTGAGCGTGTAGCTTACAAGCCATTGAGGAAAGCCACTCGTGTAGCTGCTTTAATTACAGCAATCGGTGTTTCGTTTTTATTGCAAAATAGTATGATTTACATTGTTGGGCCTCAAGTTCGAGCGTTCCCACAAGTGATTATAAAAAAAGTGTATCAATTTGGAACCATTCAAATAAACCAATCACAAATTACTATTTTTCTAACAACGATTATCTTGATGCTGGCATTACAGTTTATTGTTAAGCAAACTAAAATGGGTAAAGCCATGAGAGCAGTTAGTACGGATGCTGATGCTGCAAGATTGATGGGAATAAATGTCGATAATGTTATTTCCTTTACGTTCATCTTAGGTTCTTCATTAGCTGGAGCGGCAGGTGTGTTAGTTGGGATGTATTACAATTCAATTGATCCTTTGATGGGTGTTGCACCTGGCTTAAAAGCATTTATTGCAGCCGTTCTAGGTGGAATTGGGATTATCCCAGGTGCCTTGATTGGAGGATTCGCCATTGGCATTATTGAAACGTTGATAAGCGGTTATGGCAGTTCATTAGTTAAAGATGCGGTCGTTTATCTTATTTTGATCATTATTTTAATTGTTAAACCGTCTGGCTTACTAGGTAAAAATACAAAAGAGAAAGTGTAG
- a CDS encoding ABC transporter ATP-binding protein, which produces MLVVKDLTVHYGVIKATKEVNFKVNEGEIVSLIGANGAGKSTILKAISGLHRPTAGEIIYQGKPIQKESTKKIVELGISQVPEGRHIFGGMTVLENLEMGAFLRKDKVGIQKDLKMVFERFPILEERKKQDTATLSGGEQQMVAMGRALMSRPKLLLLDEPSMGLAPIFIKEIFNIIKMINDQGTTVLLIEQNAKVALEIAQQGYVLETGRVVQSGTGKELLASDDVQKAYLGG; this is translated from the coding sequence ATGTTAGTAGTAAAAGATTTAACCGTTCATTACGGTGTCATAAAAGCAACTAAAGAGGTAAACTTTAAAGTGAATGAAGGCGAGATTGTATCGTTAATAGGCGCAAACGGGGCTGGTAAATCAACGATTTTAAAAGCGATATCTGGGTTACATCGGCCAACAGCAGGAGAGATCATCTACCAAGGAAAACCGATTCAAAAAGAATCAACTAAAAAAATTGTTGAGTTAGGTATTTCTCAAGTACCCGAAGGTCGCCATATTTTTGGTGGCATGACAGTACTAGAGAATCTAGAAATGGGTGCTTTTTTACGTAAAGATAAAGTAGGTATTCAAAAAGACTTGAAAATGGTTTTCGAGAGATTTCCAATTTTAGAAGAACGTAAAAAACAAGATACCGCTACATTATCCGGTGGAGAACAACAAATGGTGGCAATGGGGCGGGCTTTAATGTCTCGACCTAAATTATTACTATTGGATGAGCCTTCGATGGGGCTAGCGCCTATTTTTATCAAAGAAATATTTAATATTATCAAAATGATCAATGACCAAGGAACAACTGTGTTACTAATTGAACAAAATGCTAAAGTAGCATTAGAAATTGCACAACAAGGCTATGTATTAGAGACTGGAAGAGTTGTGCAAAGTGGAACGGGAAAAGAATTATTGGCTAGTGATGATGTCCAAAAAGCCTATTTGGGAGGATAA
- a CDS encoding ABC transporter ATP-binding protein: protein MSLLEVTKLTKNFGGLAAVSMVTMELQSNELVGLIGPNGAGKTTLFNLLTGVYEPTEGRIDLKTEGKKQSLIGKKTYKITDMGLGRTFQNIRLFKDLTVLDNVLIAMHAKNKVGTLAGLFRTPRFYASEERMKNEAIELLKIFNLENKITELAKNLPYGEQRRLEIVRALATKPKILFLDEPAAGMNPQETADLTDLIRQIQRDFKITVLLIEHDMSLVMNVCERIYVLEYGRMIAHGTPAEIKNNKAVIKAYLGGD from the coding sequence ATGAGTTTATTAGAAGTAACAAAATTGACAAAGAACTTTGGTGGGCTAGCAGCCGTGTCTATGGTAACTATGGAACTCCAATCCAATGAATTGGTTGGTTTGATTGGACCAAACGGAGCCGGTAAAACGACTTTATTTAACTTATTAACAGGAGTATACGAACCAACAGAAGGCAGGATAGATTTAAAAACAGAGGGAAAAAAGCAGTCGTTAATTGGAAAGAAAACCTATAAAATTACGGATATGGGTTTAGGCAGAACCTTTCAAAATATTCGCTTATTCAAAGATCTAACGGTCTTAGACAACGTATTGATTGCTATGCATGCTAAAAATAAAGTTGGAACACTGGCTGGGTTATTCCGAACCCCTCGATTTTACGCCTCTGAGGAAAGAATGAAAAACGAAGCCATCGAATTACTTAAAATTTTTAATTTAGAAAATAAAATAACGGAGTTAGCAAAAAACTTGCCTTATGGAGAACAAAGACGATTAGAAATTGTCCGCGCACTAGCAACTAAACCTAAAATTTTATTTTTAGATGAGCCAGCAGCGGGAATGAATCCGCAAGAAACAGCTGATTTAACGGATTTAATTCGTCAGATTCAAAGAGACTTCAAAATAACTGTTTTACTGATTGAACATGACATGTCATTGGTAATGAATGTTTGTGAACGAATTTATGTATTGGAATATGGCCGGATGATTGCTCATGGAACGCCAGCTGAAATCAAAAATAATAAAGCCGTTATTAAGGCTTATTTAGGTGGTGATTAG